A stretch of Chelmon rostratus isolate fCheRos1 chromosome 18, fCheRos1.pri, whole genome shotgun sequence DNA encodes these proteins:
- the arf6a gene encoding ADP-ribosylation factor 6a: protein MGKVLAKIFGNKEMRILMLGLDAAGKTTILYKLKLGQSVTTIPTVGFNVETVTYKNVKFNVWDVGGQDKIRPLWRHYYTGTQGLIFVVDCADRDRIDEARQELHRIINDREMKDTIILIFANKQDLPDAMKPHEIQEKLGLTRIRDRNWYVQPSCATSGDGLYEGLTWLTSNYKS from the coding sequence ATGGGGAAAGTGCTCGCAAAGATTTTTGGCAACAAGGAGATGAGAATATTGATGCTTGGACTTGATGCTGCTGGTAAAACTACCATCTTGTACAAGCTGAAGCTTGGACAGTCGGTCACCACCATCCCCACTGTCGGGTTCAACGTGGAGACCGTCACCTATAAGAATGTGAAGTTCAACGTTTGGGACGTGGGGGGCCAGGACAAGATCAGGCCGCTTTGGAGACATTACTACACTGGCACCCAGGGCCTCATTTTCGTGGTGGACTGTGCCGACAGGGACAGGATCGATGAGGCGAGGCAGGAGCTCCACCGGATCATCAACGACCGGGAGATGAAGGACACCATCATCCTGATCTTCGCAAATAAACAAGACCTCCCGGATGCCATGAAGCCCCACGAGATCCAGGAGAAGCTAGGCCTGACCCGGATCAGAGATAGGAATTGGTACGTTCAGCCCTCGTGTGCGACATCAGGGGATGGACTATACGAGGGCCTGACCTGGCTTACCTCAAATTATAAATCTTAA
- the prpf39 gene encoding pre-mRNA-processing factor 39 isoform X1, whose amino-acid sequence MEDTGLQLSDDTITGMLDTESPAMESNGDAFLPDLPVLGQAGDWSTDQIAPGPLTNILPEDSDASQDALVQQQHQQMNSTELGSVEKAVEQFQLASAQLFQEEQPPPPPQPTEEAEQPPEHKTEPGESPQDGQGMNVESEAAAQHEGQEETTAPQVTEDGMELEEPSKETTEESTVPAEPQLPSEFEKLFKGCEENPDDFNGWVYLLQYVEQENVLTAVRQSFDVFFLRYPYCYGYWKKYADIEKKHDNIQVAEEVYRRGLQAIPLSVDLWLHYLTYIKENSDPSDPETEGRIRAAYNHAVLAAGTDFRSDRLWESFINWETEQQKLANVTAIYDRILGIPTQLYSQHFQRFKDHVQNNNPKHFLSEEEFVQLRLELSKASLLAMVCEDEEKPVAQEELPPGTEDLSDPAKRVTEIENMRHKVIEVRQEVFNHNEHEVSKRWAFEEGIKRPYFHVKALEKTQLNNWKEYLDFEIENGTPERVVVLFERCLIACALYEEFWTKYAKYLEGYSTDGVRHVYKKACTIHLPKKPAIHLLWAAFEEQQGNVEEARGILKSLEAAVLGLAMVRLRRVSLERRHGNMEEAEALLREAMESAKNDTEASFYAVKLARQQMKVQRSLSKARKVLLDALEKDQMNPKLYLNLLELEYSGDVMQNEAEILACFDRALQSPMPLESRLLFCQRKVEFLEDFGSDINVLVAAYEEHQKLQKESEPTKRKAENGYDSSQEPDAKRQRVDDSSSGAANALTDAQANNSAYNYNWYQQQYSGWGQNSWGQYNQYAQYNQYYPPPPT is encoded by the exons ATGGAAGATACTG GCCTACAACTGTCAGACGACACCATTACTGGAATGCTGGACACTGAGTCCCCTGCCATGGAGAGCAATGGGGATGCCTTTCTTCCTGACCTTCCTGTTCTAGGCCAAGCTGGTGACTGGTCCACGGACCAGATTGCTCCAGGTCCACTCACCAACATTTTGCCTGAGGACTCAGATGCATCCCAGGATGCtctggtccagcagcagcaccagcagatgAATTCCACAGAGCTGGGATCTGTGGAGAAGGCTGTGGAGCAGTTTCAGCTTGCCAGTGCTCAGCTCTTTCAAGAGGAGcagccaccacctccaccacagcccACAGAAGAGGCAGAACAGCCACCAGAACACAAAACAGAGCCTGGGGAGTCTCCACAAGACGGCCAGGGAATGAATGTAGAGTCAGAGGCTGCTGCACAGCATGAGGGTCAAG AGGAGACTACGGCACCGCAGGTGACAGAGGATGGCATGGAGCTGGAAGAACCGTCCAAAGAGACAACAGAAGAATCCACTGTTCCTGCAGAACCACAGCTGCCCAGTGAGTTTGAAAAACTCTTTAAAGGGTGCGAGGAGAACCCAGATGACTTCAATGGTTGGGTCTACCTGCTGCAGTATGTGGAGCAAGAG AATGTCCTTACAGCTGTGAGACAgtcatttgatgttttcttccTACGTTATCCTTACTGCTATGGCTACTGGAAGAAGTATGCTGATATTGAGAAAAAGCACGACAATATACAGGTTGCAGAAGAG GTGTACAGAAGAGGCTTGCAGGCTATCCCTCTCAGTGTGGACTTGTGGCTGCATTACCTGACCTACATTAAAGAGAACTCAGATCCGAGTGACCCAGAGACTGAGGGACGCATCCGAGC TGCGTACAACCATGCAGTGCTTGCGGCTGGCACAGACTTTCGCTCTGACCGTTTGTGGGAGTCCTTCATCAACTGggagacagaacagcagaagCTGGCTAACGTCACCGCCATCTATGACCGCATCTTGGGCATCCCAACCCAGCTGTATTCCCAGCACTTCCAGAG GTTCAAAGATCATGTGCAGAACAACAACCCCAAACACTTCTTGTCAGAGGAGGAGTTTGTTCAGCTGAGGCTCGAGCTCTCGAAAGCCAGCCTCCTGGCAATGGTTTGCGAAGATGAAGAGAAGCCTGTTGCGCAGGAGGAGCTACCACCTGGGACAGAGGATCTTTCGGATCCCGCTAAG AGGGTGACAGAGATCGAAAATATGCGGCACAAGGTGATCGAGGTTCGACAGGAAGTGTTCAACCATAACGAACATGAAGTCAGTAAGCGTTGGGCCTTCGAAGAAGgg aTTAAGAGACCATACTTCCATGTCAAAGCCTTAGAGAAGACCCAGCTGAACAACTGGAAGGAGTACCTGGactttgaaattgaaaatgGGACCCCGGAGCGTGTGGTCGTTCTTTTTGAGCGATGCCTCATCGCTTGCGCTCTCTACGAAGAGTTCTGGACCAAG TATGCAAAATATCTAGAGGGCTACAGCACTGACGGTGTCAGACATGTCTACAAGAAGGCTTGTACCATCCATCTGCCCAAGAAACCAGCCATCCACCTGCTGTGGGCAGCCTTTGAGGAACAACAAG GCAACGTCGAAGAGGCTCGTGGCATCCTGAAGTCCCTAGAGGCGGCAGTCTTGGGTCTGGCCATGGTGCGCCTTCGGAGGGTCAGTCTTGAGCGTCGGCATGGTAACATGGAGGAAGCAGAGGCCCTGTTAAGGGAGGCCATGGAGTCTGCGAAGAATGATACTGAGGCGTCATTCTATGCTGTGAAGCTGGCCAGGCAGCAGATGAAGGTGCAGAGAAGTCTGAGCAAGGCCAGGAAGGTGCTGCTGGATGCTCTCGAAAAGGATCAG ATGAATCCGAAACTCTATCTAAACTTGCTTGAGCTGGAATACAGTGGAGACGTGATGCAGAATGAGGCTGAGATCTTGGCTTGTTTCGACCGAGCCCTCCAGAGCCCGATGCCCCTTGAATCCCGCCTCCTCTTCTGCCAGCGCAAAGTCGAGTTCCTCGAGGACTTTGGCAGTGACATCAATGT GCTTGTGGCTGCATATGAGGAACATCAGAAACTACAGAAAGAAAGCGAACCCAcaaagaggaaggcagagaacGGGTATGACAG CTCTCAAGAACCCGACGCCAAGAGACAACGTGTGGATGACAGTTCCTCCGGTGCAGCAAACGCACTGACAGACGCGCAGGCCAACAACTCTGCATACAACTACAACTGGTACCAG CAACAATACAGCGGATGGGGACAAAACTCCTGGGGGCAGTACAATCAATATGCCCAGTATAACCAGTActaccctcctcctccaacatGA
- the prpf39 gene encoding pre-mRNA-processing factor 39 isoform X2 has translation MEDTGLQLSDDTITGMLDTESPAMESNGDAFLPDLPVLGQAGDWSTDQIAPGPLTNILPEDSDASQDALVQQQHQQMNSTELGSVEKAVEQFQLASAQLFQEEQPPPPPQPTEEAEQPPEHKTEPGESPQDGQGMNVESEAAAQHEGQEETTAPQVTEDGMELEEPSKETTEESTVPAEPQLPSEFEKLFKGCEENPDDFNGWVYLLQYVEQENVLTAVRQSFDVFFLRYPYCYGYWKKYADIEKKHDNIQVAEEVYRRGLQAIPLSVDLWLHYLTYIKENSDPSDPETEGRIRAAYNHAVLAAGTDFRSDRLWESFINWETEQQKLANVTAIYDRILGIPTQLYSQHFQRFKDHVQNNNPKHFLSEEEFVQLRLELSKASLLAMVCEDEEKPVAQEELPPGTEDLSDPAKRVTEIENMRHKVIEVRQEVFNHNEHEVSKRWAFEEGIKRPYFHVKALEKTQLNNWKEYLDFEIENGTPERVVVLFERCLIACALYEEFWTKYAKYLEGYSTDGVRHVYKKACTIHLPKKPAIHLLWAAFEEQQGNVEEARGILKSLEAAVLGLAMVRLRRVSLERRHGNMEEAEALLREAMESAKNDTEASFYAVKLARQQMKVQRSLSKARKVLLDALEKDQMNPKLYLNLLELEYSGDVMQNEAEILACFDRALQSPMPLESRLLFCQRKVEFLEDFGSDINVLVAAYEEHQKLQKESEPTKRKAENGSQEPDAKRQRVDDSSSGAANALTDAQANNSAYNYNWYQQQYSGWGQNSWGQYNQYAQYNQYYPPPPT, from the exons ATGGAAGATACTG GCCTACAACTGTCAGACGACACCATTACTGGAATGCTGGACACTGAGTCCCCTGCCATGGAGAGCAATGGGGATGCCTTTCTTCCTGACCTTCCTGTTCTAGGCCAAGCTGGTGACTGGTCCACGGACCAGATTGCTCCAGGTCCACTCACCAACATTTTGCCTGAGGACTCAGATGCATCCCAGGATGCtctggtccagcagcagcaccagcagatgAATTCCACAGAGCTGGGATCTGTGGAGAAGGCTGTGGAGCAGTTTCAGCTTGCCAGTGCTCAGCTCTTTCAAGAGGAGcagccaccacctccaccacagcccACAGAAGAGGCAGAACAGCCACCAGAACACAAAACAGAGCCTGGGGAGTCTCCACAAGACGGCCAGGGAATGAATGTAGAGTCAGAGGCTGCTGCACAGCATGAGGGTCAAG AGGAGACTACGGCACCGCAGGTGACAGAGGATGGCATGGAGCTGGAAGAACCGTCCAAAGAGACAACAGAAGAATCCACTGTTCCTGCAGAACCACAGCTGCCCAGTGAGTTTGAAAAACTCTTTAAAGGGTGCGAGGAGAACCCAGATGACTTCAATGGTTGGGTCTACCTGCTGCAGTATGTGGAGCAAGAG AATGTCCTTACAGCTGTGAGACAgtcatttgatgttttcttccTACGTTATCCTTACTGCTATGGCTACTGGAAGAAGTATGCTGATATTGAGAAAAAGCACGACAATATACAGGTTGCAGAAGAG GTGTACAGAAGAGGCTTGCAGGCTATCCCTCTCAGTGTGGACTTGTGGCTGCATTACCTGACCTACATTAAAGAGAACTCAGATCCGAGTGACCCAGAGACTGAGGGACGCATCCGAGC TGCGTACAACCATGCAGTGCTTGCGGCTGGCACAGACTTTCGCTCTGACCGTTTGTGGGAGTCCTTCATCAACTGggagacagaacagcagaagCTGGCTAACGTCACCGCCATCTATGACCGCATCTTGGGCATCCCAACCCAGCTGTATTCCCAGCACTTCCAGAG GTTCAAAGATCATGTGCAGAACAACAACCCCAAACACTTCTTGTCAGAGGAGGAGTTTGTTCAGCTGAGGCTCGAGCTCTCGAAAGCCAGCCTCCTGGCAATGGTTTGCGAAGATGAAGAGAAGCCTGTTGCGCAGGAGGAGCTACCACCTGGGACAGAGGATCTTTCGGATCCCGCTAAG AGGGTGACAGAGATCGAAAATATGCGGCACAAGGTGATCGAGGTTCGACAGGAAGTGTTCAACCATAACGAACATGAAGTCAGTAAGCGTTGGGCCTTCGAAGAAGgg aTTAAGAGACCATACTTCCATGTCAAAGCCTTAGAGAAGACCCAGCTGAACAACTGGAAGGAGTACCTGGactttgaaattgaaaatgGGACCCCGGAGCGTGTGGTCGTTCTTTTTGAGCGATGCCTCATCGCTTGCGCTCTCTACGAAGAGTTCTGGACCAAG TATGCAAAATATCTAGAGGGCTACAGCACTGACGGTGTCAGACATGTCTACAAGAAGGCTTGTACCATCCATCTGCCCAAGAAACCAGCCATCCACCTGCTGTGGGCAGCCTTTGAGGAACAACAAG GCAACGTCGAAGAGGCTCGTGGCATCCTGAAGTCCCTAGAGGCGGCAGTCTTGGGTCTGGCCATGGTGCGCCTTCGGAGGGTCAGTCTTGAGCGTCGGCATGGTAACATGGAGGAAGCAGAGGCCCTGTTAAGGGAGGCCATGGAGTCTGCGAAGAATGATACTGAGGCGTCATTCTATGCTGTGAAGCTGGCCAGGCAGCAGATGAAGGTGCAGAGAAGTCTGAGCAAGGCCAGGAAGGTGCTGCTGGATGCTCTCGAAAAGGATCAG ATGAATCCGAAACTCTATCTAAACTTGCTTGAGCTGGAATACAGTGGAGACGTGATGCAGAATGAGGCTGAGATCTTGGCTTGTTTCGACCGAGCCCTCCAGAGCCCGATGCCCCTTGAATCCCGCCTCCTCTTCTGCCAGCGCAAAGTCGAGTTCCTCGAGGACTTTGGCAGTGACATCAATGT GCTTGTGGCTGCATATGAGGAACATCAGAAACTACAGAAAGAAAGCGAACCCAcaaagaggaaggcagagaacGG CTCTCAAGAACCCGACGCCAAGAGACAACGTGTGGATGACAGTTCCTCCGGTGCAGCAAACGCACTGACAGACGCGCAGGCCAACAACTCTGCATACAACTACAACTGGTACCAG CAACAATACAGCGGATGGGGACAAAACTCCTGGGGGCAGTACAATCAATATGCCCAGTATAACCAGTActaccctcctcctccaacatGA
- the faua gene encoding FAU ubiquitin like and ribosomal protein S30 fusion a: MQLFLRAQNTHTLEVTGQETVGQIKAHVQGLEGLLVEDQVVLLAGCPLEDDASLASCGVSEHCTLEVAGRLLGGKVHGSLARAGKVRGQTPKVDKQEKKKKKTGRAKRRIQYNRRFVNVVPTFGKKKGPNANS, from the exons ATGCAGCTCTTCTTGCGTGCCCAGAACACTCACACCCTTGAGGTGACCGGACAGGAGACTGTTGGACAGATCAAG GCCCATGTCCAGGGTCTGGAGGGTCTCCTGGTTGAGGATCAGGTGGTGTTGCTTGCTGGATGCCCACTGGAGGATGATGCCTCCCTGGCATCCTGCGGTGTCTCAGAGCACTGCACCCTGGAGGTAGCTGGCAGGCTTTTGGGAG gTAAGGTTCACGGCTCTCTGGCTCGTGCTGGAAAAGTGAGAGGACAGACACCCAAA GTTGacaagcaggagaagaagaaaaagaagactgGCCGTGCTAAGCGTCGCATCCAGTACAACAGGCGCTTTGTGAATGTGGTGCCCACCTTCGGAAAGAAGAAGGGACCCAACGCCAACTCCTAA